From a region of the Sorex araneus isolate mSorAra2 chromosome 10, mSorAra2.pri, whole genome shotgun sequence genome:
- the LOC101548936 gene encoding vitamin D3 hydroxylase-associated protein-like, giving the protein MKEAVAGAVAMLGQVPRELRWALGLGVGTLGTAILLRWSFWRRKLEAKITQALGRREQQLRQVEAELQTFWQKHPEASAKSVASLSLLELTQKLQEGTLSPELVLHSYLEQALRAQRDWNCLTGFLSSWEQQLQDLHQRPHRGLLHGVPVSLKDNYQCQGEVSSCGLVAWLDRPAEEDCVIAKVLRSQGAVVFAKTNVPQAMMSYNSINPIFGTTLNPKGFQKTPAGSSSGEAVLIASGGSILGMGTDLGGSIRIPASFCGICGLKTTSTRLSSLGVLSAAPGQKTVLSALGPMARDVDSLALCMRALLCDELFRLDPTVPPLPFNDQLYSCSQPLRIGCSEDPGSYSLMLPCMRRALQQSRELLERAGHKVVPFSIPRMDFAVFEFFFGGLLGDGMETMSELLRNEKFSPSVSFFMKLSSLPFFLRRLVAFLLRPWVPRLAMIFEKSTGLGSVKKLWELQVALKAYKHEVIRQWTAQELDVLLCPSPCPASSLSSSNPFEAPGRLAGEQQFGPPVWEGRMGTPFRRTLASVSTLSDTLLGEQVLTHRVDPLRHPALVGQL; this is encoded by the exons ATGAAGGAGGCTGTG GCAGGCGCTGTGGCCATGCTGGGGCAGGTCCCACGGGAGCTAcgctgggccctggggctgggcgtgggcaccctgggcactgccatccTGCTGCGCTGGAGCTTCTGGAGGAGAAAGCTGGAGGCCAAGATCACCCAGGCCCTGGGCCGGCGGGAGCAGCAGCTGCGCCAGGTGGAGGCCGAGCTGCAAACCTTCTGGCAGAAG CACCCTGAGGCTTCTGCCAAGTCCGTCGCCTCTCTGTCACTGCTGGAGCTGACACAGAAGCTCCAGGAGGGGACCCTGAGTCCTGAGCTGGTCCTCCACAGTTACCTGGAGCAG GCACTCCGGGCACAACGGGATTGGAACTGCCTCACGGGCTTCCTTTCCAGCTGGGAGCAGCAGCTGCAGGACCTGCACCAGCGCCCGCACCGCGGCCTCCTGCATGGCGTGCCAGTCAGCCTGAAGGACAACTACCAGTGCCAG GGTGAGGTGTCCAGCTGCGGCCTGGTAGCCTGGCTGGACAGGCCAGCCGAGGAGGACTGTGTGATCGCCAAGGTGCTGAGGAGCCAGGGGGCTGTGGTGTTTGCCAAGACCAACGTCCCGCAGGCCATGATGAG CTACAACAGCATCAACCCCATCTTTGGAACGACTCTGAACCCCAAGGGCTTCCAGAAAACCCCTGCGGGCTCATCCAGTGGGGAAGCTGTGCTGATCGCCTCCGGGGGCTCCATCCTGGGCATGGGCACTGACCTGGGTGGCAGCATCCGCATCCCCGCCAGCTTCTGTGGGATCTGTGGGCTCAAGACCACGAGCACCAGGCTAAG CTCATTGGGTGTGTTGTCGGCAGCGCCAGGCCAGAAAACTG tcCTGTCCGCCCTGGGGCCCATGGCCAGGGACGTGGACAGCCTGGCGCTGTGCATGCGGGCGCTGCTGTGTGACGAGCTCTTCCGGCTGGACCCCACGGTGCCCCCGCTGCCCTTCAATGACCAG CTGTACTCCTGCTCCCAGCCCCTGCGCATCGGCTGCTCTGAGGACCCCGGCAGCTACAGCCTTATGCTGCCCTGCATGCGGCGGGCCCTGCAGCAGAGCCGGGAGCTGCTCGAGAGGGCCGGTCACAAG gTCGTCCCATTCTCGATCCCACGGATGGACTTTGCAGTCTTCGAGTTCTTCTTTGGTGGGCTCCTAGGAGACGGGATGGAGACCATGTCTGAGCTCTT GAGAAATGAGAAGTTCAGCCCCTCCGTGAGTTTCTTCATGAAGCTGAGCTCTCTGCCCTTCTTCCTGAGGCGCCTCGTCGCCTTCCTGCTGAGACCCTGG GTCCCTCGGCTGGCCATGATCTTCGAGAAGAGCACTGGCCTCGG GTCGGTGAAGAAGCTGTGGGAGCTGCAGGTGGCTCTGAAG gcctACAAGCATGAGGTCATCCGCCAGTGGACGGCCCAGGAGCTGGACGTGCTGCTCTGTCCCTCGCCATGCCCCGCCTCCAGCCTCTCCAGCAGCAATCCCTTTG AAGCTCCCGGGAGGCTGGCCGGAGAGCAGCAATTTGGGCCCCCCGTTTGGGAGGGGAGAATGGGAACCCCGTTCAGGAGGACGCTGGCCTCAGTGTCCACACTCTCGGACACTCTGCTTGGGGAGCAGGTTCTGACGCACAGGGTAGACCCCCTCCGGCACCCTGCCCTCGTGGGCCAGCTCTGA
- the ALG10 gene encoding dol-P-Glc:Glc(2)Man(9)GlcNAc(2)-PP-Dol alpha-1,2-glucosyltransferase yields MGAGSLEGYYFSAALSCSFLGSCLLFSAVGRALREPYMDETFHLPQAQRFCEGHFSPGQWDPMITTLPGLYLVSVGVVKPAGWAFGWSDHAVCSIGMLRFVNLLFSVGTFYLLYLLLRQLHPRAKASGVQRVLSTVTLAAFPVLYFFNFLYYTEAGSVFFTLFCYLMCLYGHHKTAALLGFCAFMLRQTNIVWAAFCAGSLVAQRLAEAWGTELAKRKEARPPRSELGALLRFLGAFCARPRNLWALLRLTWPYVLLGLLFGAFVVLNGGIVVGDRSSHEACLHVPQLFYFCAFTLCFSAPHLLSVGRLRAFLRLAWRRRGACALLTALGLVAVWRFTYAHKYLLADNRHYTFYVWRRVLQRHAAVPYLLVPAYLFAGWAIADSLRARSVFWKLAFFTCVAAATVPQRLLEFRYFILPYVIYRLHIPLPSAPRLACELGCYVAVNLLTFHLFLNKTFQWPNSQDVQRFMW; encoded by the exons ATGGGCGCGGGCTCGCTCGAGGGCTACTACTTCTCGGCCGCGCTGAGCTGCAGCTTCCTGGGCTCCTGCCTGCTCTTCTCCGCCGTCGGCCGCGCGCTGCGGGAGCCCTACATGGACGAGACCTTCCACCTGCCGCAGGCGCAGCGCTTCTGCGAGGGCCACTTCTCCCCCGGGCAG TGGGACCCGATGATCACGACGCTGCCGGGCCTGTACCTGGTGTCGGTGGGCGTGGTGAAGCCCGCGGGCTGGGCCTTCGGCTGGTCCGACCATGCCGTGTGCTCCATCGGGATGCTCCGCTTCGTCAACCTGCTCTTCAGCGTGGGCAccttctacctgctgtacctgctgcTCCGCCAGCTGCACCCCAGAGCCAAG GCGTCCGGAGTGCAGCGGGTCCTGAGCACGGTGACCCTGGCCGCCTTCCCCGTCCTGTACTTCTTCAACTTCCTCTACTACACCGAGGCGGGCTCCGTGTTCTTCACCCTCTTCTGCTACCTGATGTGCCTGTACGGGCACCACAAGACGGCCGCCCTGCTGGGCTTCTGCGCCTTCATGCTCCGCCAGACGAACATCGTGTGGGCCGCCTTCTGCGCGGGCAGCCTCGTGGCCCAGCGGCTGGCCGAGGCCTGGGGCACGGAGCTGGCGAAGAGGAAGGAGGCCCGGCCGCCGCGCTCCGAGCTGGGGGCGCTGCTCCGCTTCCTGGGGGCCTTCTGCGCGCGCCCGCGGAACCTCTGGGCGCTGCTGCGGCTGACCTGGCCCTACGTGCTCCTGGGGCTGCTCTTTGGCGCCTTCGTGGTCCTCAACGGCGGCATCGTGGTGGGCGACCGCAGCAGCCACGAGGCCTGCCTGCACGTGCCGCAGCTCTTCTACTTCTGCGCCTTCACGCTGTGCTTCTCCGCCCCGCACCTGCTGTCCGTCGGCCGGCTCAGGGCCTTCCTGCGCCTGGCCTGGCGGCGCCGCGGGGCCTGTGCGCTCCTCACCGCGCTGGGGCTCGTGGCGGTGTGGCGGTTCACCTACGCGCACAAGTACCTGCTGGCGGACAACCGGCACTACACCTTCTACGTGTGGCGGCGCGTGCTGCAGCGGCACGCGgccgtgccctacctgctggtcCCCGCCTACCTGTTCGCCGGCTGGGCCATCGCCGACTCGCTCAGGGCCAGGTCCGTCTTCTGGAAGCTGGCCTTCTTCACCTGCGTGGCCGCTGCGACGGTGCCCCAGAGGCTCCTGGAGTTCCGGTACTTCATCCTGCCCTACGTCATCTACAGGCTGCACATCCCGCTGCCCTCCGCCCCCCGGCTGGCCTGCGAGCTCGGCTGCTACGTGGCCGTTAACCTCCTGACCTTCCACCTCTTTCTGAATAAGACGTTCCAGTGGCCCAACAGTCAGGACGTGCAGAGGTTCATGTGGTAG